ACGGTGCTCTTCCTCGACCTCGACGACTTCAAGGCCGTCAACGACTCGCTCGGCCACGGCGAGGGCGACCGCCTGCTCGTGCAGGTAGCGGCGCGCCTGCTCGACGCGACCCGGGGCTGCGACACGGTCGCGCGCCTCGGCGGCGACGAATTCGCCGTCCTCCTCGACGCGACGCACGGGCCGGAGGACGCGGTCGTCGTCGCCGAGCGGATCGTCCGCGTGCTGTCGCAGCCGGTCGCGCTGGCCGCGCGCGAGGTGCTCGTCGGGACGAGCATCGGGATCGCCGCCGCAGAGGCGGAGGACGGCGCCGACGAGCTGCTCCGTAACGCGGACCTCGCGATGTACCGCGCGAAGGCGCGCGGCAAGGGCACGTACGAGATCTTCGCCCCCCAGCTCTACGAGGAGATGCACGACCGCGTGGTGCTCGAGGTGGACCTCCGGCGCGGGCTGGAGCGCGGCGAGTTCTGGCTCGCCTACCAGCCGATCGTCGACCTCGCCTCCGAGCGCGTCGTCGGCGCGGAGGCGTTGGCCCGCTGGACGCACCCCGAGCGCGGGGCCGTCCCGCCGACGCGCTTCATCGCGATCGCGGAGGACTCGGGCCTCATCCTGCCGCTCGGCCGCTTCGTGCTCGACGAGGCGTGCCGGCAGGCGGCGGCGTGGCGGCGCGCGGGCGCGCCGGCGACCGAGCGCGCGCCGTACGTCACGGTGAACATCTCGGGGCGCCAGCTCCAGGACGCCGGCTTCGTGGCGGAGGTGGCGGCCGCGCTCGGCCGTTGGGAGCTCGCGCCGGACGCGCTCGTCCTCGAGATCACCGAGGGCGTGGTCATGCAGGACACCGAGGCCAACCTCGCGCGCCTCGCCGAGCTCAAGACGTTAGGCGTCCGCCTCGCGATCGACGACTTCGGGACGGGCTACTCGAGCCTCAGCTACCTGCAGCGCTTCCCGGTCGACGTGCTGAAGATCGACAAGAGCTTCGTCGACGGCGTGCACGACCGCGAGAGCAGCGAGGCCCTCGCGCGCACGATCGTCGCGCTGGGCCGCACGCTGTCGCTCTGCACGGTGGCCGAGGGGATCGAGCACGCGGGGCAGCGCGACGCGCTGCGCGCACTCGGCTGCACGCTCGGGCAGGGCTACCTGTTCGCGCGGCCGCTGCCGCCGGGCGAGGTCGAGCTGATGTTCGCCGGGGCGGGCTGCGCGGCCTGACGTTTCCCGTCGTGCGCGCACCGGATTAGAATCGGCCGGGTCGGCGCGCCGCGGTCGCGCGCGCCGCGGTCCCGCCCACCCCCGGCCTCGCCTCCGCCCGTGACCGCCCGCACCTCCGTCGTCTTCAGCGCGCTCGTCGCGGCCCTCGGCGGGCTGCTGTTCGGCTTCGACACGGCCGTGATCTCGGGGACCGACCAGGCGCTCCAGCGCGTCTTCGCGCTCGACGCCTCGGGACTCGGCACGGTCGTGACCTGGGCCATCCTCGGCACCATCGTCGGCGCGTTCACCGCAGGGCCGCCGGCCGAACGCCTCGGCCGGCGGCGTGTGCTCTTCGTGCTTGCGCTCGGCTTCTTCGTCGCGGCCGTCGGGACCGCCCTCGCGTCGAGCCTCGCGATGTTCGTCGCGTTCCGCTTCCTCGGCGGGCTCGCCGTCGGCGGCGCGTCGGTCGTCTCGCCGCTCTACATCGCCGAGATCGCGCCCGCGCGCCTCCGCGGGCGGCTGGTCGCTCTCAACCAGCTCAACATCGTCGCCGGCATCCTCATCGCCTTTCTGTCGAATTTCGTGATCGCGCGGGCGATCCCGGGCGACACCGCGTGGCGGTGGATGCTCGGCGTCCAGGCCTTCCCGGCCGCCGCGTTCTTCCTGCTGCTCTTCGCCATCCCCGAGAGCCCGCGCTGGCTCGCCAAGCAGGGGCGCACGGACGAGGCGCGGCGCGTGCTCGCGCGCGTCGCCGACGGCGGCGAGGCAGGCGCGGACGCGGAGCTCGGCGCGATCACCGCCTCGCTCGCCGAAGACAATGCGACCGGCGTGCACCTGCACGAGCGGCTCTTCCAGCGCCGCTACGCGCGCCCGATCCTGCTCGCCGTCGTGATCGCGGTGCTCAACCAGCTCTCCGGCATCAACGCGGTGCTCTACTACGCGCCGCGCGTCTTCCGGCAGGCCGGCTCGGGAACCGACTCGGCGCTGCTCCAGTCGGTGCTCGTCGGCGGGACGAACCTCGTGTTCACCGTGCTCGCGCTCTTCATCATCGACCGCTTCGGGCGCCGGCCGCTGCTCGCGGCCGGCGGGATCGGGGCGGCCGCGTCGCTCGGGCTGACGGCGTTAGGCTTCGCCCACCCCGCGGCGCCGAGCGTCGGGCTGGTCCTCGCCGGGCTCGTCGGGTTCATCGCGAGCCACGCCATCGGCCAGGGCGCGGTGATCTGGGTGTTCATCTCGGAGATCTTCCCCAACGCGGTGCGCGAGAAGGGCGGCGCGCTGGGCAGCTTCACGCACTGGGTGATGGCGGCGCTCGTGACGCGCTTCTTCCCCGTCGTGGCGCAGTCGTCCGGGACGATGGTGTTCGCCTTCTTCGCGCTGATGATGTTCCTGCAGTTCTTCTTCGCCTGGCGCGTGATGCCGGAGACCAAGGGTTTCTCGCTCGAGGCGCTCCAGACGCGCCTCGGCATGGACGCGGCGGAGTCGGGCGCGGTGCCGGCCGCGCCCGCGTCGGCGCGTGTGGGCTAGGCGCGCGGCACACGCCGGGCCGCCCGCTCCGCCGCAGGTAGCCCCCGCGCCGCGCGCGGGGGGCCACCGCCGCGCTTCGTCACACCTCGACGCAGGCGCGAACGGTCCTATCCCACCCGCACGCCGAGGTTGATCACGCCGGCGTAGCCGCCGCCCTGCGGCGCCGCCCGGAGCGTCAGCGCGGGCCGCTCGGCCGCGCTCAGGCTGTCGTAGATGCCGTCGTCCGAGTTGCGCATGTCCCGCGCGCCGCGGGTGTTGTACGGCGCGTGCGCGTGGACCGCGTCGGTGAGCCCGTCGTCGAAGAAGAACTGCGACGTGAACTCGTACGACTTCGTCGACCCGGCGCGGAGGCGCAGCTTGAAATGGATGTGCACCGCGCGTCCGTTGTACCAGCCCGGGTAGACGGTCCGGAACTGCGCCGCGCCGTGCGCGTCGGTGACCTGATACCCGCGCAGGAACTTCTTGCCCGTGGTCCCCGCGCGCGGGTCCCCGTCGTGCGACGGCGCGCCGGCGACCGAGTCGCGCGGCCGGTTAGGCGGCGCGCCGGGTGGCGCCCCCGGTGGCGCCCCCGGTGGCGGCCCCGGTGGCGGCCCGGGCGGCATGCCGCCGCCGGGCGGCGGCCCCGGAGGCGGTCCGAGCGACGACACGTCCGAGTACTCCCCGGCCGGGTCGGCGTGCCACACGTCGAGGTAGGCGCCCGTGAGGGGCGCGCACGAGCGGTCGCCCACGCGCGAGACCGCGAACTGCAGCGAGAGCGGCACCCCGGCGACCACGAGCCCCGTCGACGGGTCCGGGCGGATGTCGGAGCGCAACAGGTGTTCGTCGACGAAGAACGGTCCCTCGGTCAGGGCCGCGGTGAGCACGCACGACGGACCGGCGTCGGGCACCGTCCCGCCCGCGGCCGCCGCGCGCCTTGCATCGTTGGTCTCGCGAGTCGCCGCCGGCTTCGCGACGCAGCCGGCAACGGACTGCGAGACGATCACGCTTGCGGCGCCCCGGACGGCAAAGCCGAGGAGGTCGCGGCGGGTCAGATGAGAGCGCAAGTCGGGACGAGAGAACGGCATGGGCGGACGGGGCAGGGGGCGGGAACGCGCGACCTCGGGCGGGGATCTGGACGTCCGAGTCTACCGGCGTGCGCGCACCGCGCGCCCCCGTCCCGTTCCGAACGGCACCGTCGTGTTCCGAAGCGCGAGCGCCGACTCGGAGACATAAGAACGGGATGGCTCCGGCCGCCGGCCGCGTGGACGTGTCGACAGGATCCGCCGCCGTCCCGGACGCGCTCGTAACGCGTGGACCGACGTTCGCGACACCGACGTGCAGTTCGGCACCTGACCGCAACGGTTCCGGCGATGTCGCGCGTGTTCTTCGCGAAGGTCAACGGCCGGCGTCGTCCGGCCCTCCCCGCTCGGAGTGAAGTATGCGCCGTCATCCGCCCCCGACCGTGAGCACGATGAACGCGCGAGGCGGGCCGGGCGGTGCCGCGCTGCCCCCGGGTCGGTGGGATCTGCACTCCCGCCTCTCGGCCGCCTCGGCCGCGTTCGTGCTGCTCGCGCTCGCGGCCCTCGTCGCGACACCGCTCGTCACGTTCCGCCGCCTCGAGGCGCTCCACCGCGCGTCCGAGGCGACGACCGTCGCGGCGGCGACGGACCTTGCCGACCTGCGGGTCTTGTTCACCGAGGAGATCGTGCTGCGCCAGCTCCTCCGCGAGGGCGACGATTCGACGGCGGCGCTGCGCTACGACACCACGCGCGCGCACATCGAATCGGTGATGGCGCACCTCGCGCGGATCGCGCCCCAGATCGGCCCCGCGGTCCCCGGGCGCGTCGCGGCGCTCGCGCGGTGCCTCGAACGCTGGCACGCCGCCGCGGACAGCGCCGTGATCGGGCGGGTGACCACGCGCCTCGCCGGCGCACGCCTGTCGCGGCTCCGGGCGCTCCGCGACTCGACCCTCGCCGCGCACGCGCACCTCGCGGCCGAGGTCCAGCGGATCGACGCCCACGACCACTGGGTCGGGACGCGCGCCGTGGCGGACCAGCGCTACCTGTCGACCGTGCTTGGCGCGCTGGCCGCGGTGGCGGCGGCCGTGGTCGCGGGCTTCGCGCGGCGCGAGCGCCGCCTCACGCGCGCGCTCGCGCGCGCCGTCGACGAGGAGCACCGCCTGCGGGCCGCGGCCGAGCGGCAGCGCGAAGCGGTGGTGCGGCTCGGGGAGAGCAAGGCGCGCCTGGTGCGCGGGTTCACGCACGACGTGAAGAATCCGATCGGGGCCGCCGACGGCTACCTCGGCCTCCTCGAGGACGGCATCCCCGACCCGCCGAGCGAAGCCCAGCGCCGGAGCCTCGAGCGGGCGCGCCGCTCGCTCCGGGCCGCGCTCCACCTCATCGGCGACCTGCTGGAGGTGTCGCGCGCGGAGTCCGGCGCGATCGACGTCCGGCCCACGCCGACCGACCTCGCCGCGGTCGCCCGCGACGCCGCCGAAGAGTACCGCGCCCAGGCGGACGCCAAGGGACTTCGGCTGCACGTCGCCGTCGACGACGGCGTGCCGTGCGTCACGACCGACCCCGTGCGCGTCCGCCAGGTGTTAGGCAACCTGGTCGCGAACGCGGTCAAGTACACCGACCGCGGGCAGGTCGTCGTGCGCCTGCTCGGGGCCGACGCCGGCCGCCGCGCGAACCGCGCCCCGCGGTACGCGATCGAGGTCGCCGACACGGGGCCGGGCATCGCCCCGGAGCACCAGGCGCGGCTCTTCGAGGAGTTCGTCCGCCTCGACCCGGAGGCCGCGCCCGGCGTCGGCATCGGGCTCGCGATCAGCCGGCGGATCGCGCAGGCGCTCGGCGGCGACATCGCCGTCCGCAGCGCCGTAGGCCGGGGGAGCACGTTCGTGCTCTGGCTTCCGGGCACGCCGGACCGGCCCGCGATCGAGAGACCATCGCGTGTTCCGGCGGCGCTCGTCTGACCACCGCGCGGCGGCGGAGGGTCCGCACGGCACGGCGCGGACGACGCAGATTGCACGACTGTCGCGCCCACCCCACGCGCCCCCGCCATGTCCCGCCTCAGGACCGCCCGACGCCTCGCGCGCGCCGCGCCGATCGCCCTCGCGCTCGCCGCGCCGGCACACGCTCAGCCGGTACTCACTCCCTACCAGTCGCTCGGCCGCGACCTGCTCCGCGAACTGGTCGAGACGAACACGACCTACTCCGCCGGGAGTACGACGAAGGCCGCCGACGCGCTGGCGGCGCGCTTCCGCGCGGCCGGCTTTCCGGCCGCGGACATCCAGATCGTCGGGCCCGACACGGGGCGCGACGCGAAGGACCGGAGCCTCGTCGTGCGCTACCGCGGGCGCGGACGGCGCCGCCCCATCCTGCTCCTCGGCCACCTCGACGTCGTCGAGGCGCGGCGCGCGGACTGGGTGCTCGACCCGTTCACGCTCGCCGAGCGCGACGGCCACTTCTACGGCCGCGGCACGCTCGACATGAAGAACGGCGACGCGGCGTGGACGGCCGCGCTGCTCCGCATGAAGCAGGAAGGCGTCGTGCCCGACGGCGACTACATCCTCGCGCTCACCGCCGGGGAGGAGGGCGGCGGCGGCTACAACGGCGCCGAGTGGCTCCGCGAGCGGAGGCCGGACCTCGTCGACGCGCAGTACGCGCTCAACGCGGACGGCGGGGGGGGCGAACTCCGCGGCACCACCCCCGTCGCCCTCGACGTCGACGCGGCGGAGAAGGTGTTCCACTCGGTGCACCTCACGGCACGCAACCCCGGCGGCCACAGCTCGCTCCCGACCAAGGACAACGCGATCTACCGCGTCGCCGCCGCGTTAGGCCGCGTGGCCGCCTACGACTTCCCGGTGCAGACCAACGCGGTCACGCGGGCCTACTTCGCCCGCACGGCCGCGCTCGGCCGCGACGCGCTCGCGGCGGACATGCGCGCCGTGGGCGCGGCCGAGACGCCCGACAGCGCGGCGGCCGCGCGCCTCGCCGCGCGCTCCCCGTTCTACAACGCGCTCCTCCGCACGACCTGCGTCGCTACCCTCGTCGAGGGCGGGCACGCCGTCAACGCGCTACCGCAGCGGGCGCAGGCCACCGTCAACTGTCGCATCCTTCCCGGCGTCGACCCGGCCGCGGTCGAGCGCACGCTGCGCGACGTCGTCGCCGACACGGCGGTCGCCGTCACGCCCGCGGACTCGGCCCACCCGATCCCGCCGTCCCCGCTGCCGGCCGCGCTCGAGCGGACCCTGCACGCGGTCGCGGCGTCGCTCTGGGGGCCGCTCCCCGTCATCCCGGACATGGCGACCGGCGCCTCCGACGCCGTGTACCTCACGGCCCGGATGCCCGTGTACGGCGTGAGCGGCCTCTTCGCGGACCCGAACAACGCGGACGACACGCGGGCGCACGGGCTAAACGAGCGCATCGGCGTGCGCGCGTTCTACGACCAGCTCGAGTTCACGTACCGGCTGCTGCGCGCGCTCTGACGGGGGAGCGCCTAACGTCCGGAGCCGGCGCGCCCGTCCGGCGCGGATGGTGTCGCGCGTCACCCCGCGCGCGACGCCGACGCGCGCGCCCCCTCGTGCCGCGTCGGGGTCCGGGTAAGCTCGCGGGTGTTGCTCGCGTCCAGTGATTCGCGCGCCGCCGCCCCCGACCGACCCCGCCTAGCCCGCCGCCCGGTGCCTCGGCAATCGTCCGACGTGCAACAGCTGATCGCCGCCATCTCGCGGCAGCTCGCCGAACGGGCGCGCGTCACCGAGTGGCTGCTCCTTCCGGACCGCGACGGCACGCCGCGCGAAGTCGACGTCCTCGTCGACGTCACGACGCGCTCGCGTCCGGTTCGCATCGCGATCGAGTACGGCGCCGGCACCCGCCCCGTCGGCGTCGGGTGGATCGAACAGCTCCACGGCAAGTATCGCGACCTCCCAGTCGACCACGTGGTCGCCGTCGCGAAGGGGGGGTTCACCCCGGCCGCCCGGACGACGGCTGCGGTGCGCCAGATCCGCCTCCTTACCCTCGCGGAAGCGCGTCGCGCCGATTGGGCGCGGGCGTTCGACGACGCGGCGCGCTCACCACGCGCGGGACCGCTGATGACCTCGAGCAGGGATGCCGACGTACCTGCTGCGTGACTCGCACGAATGCGCCGTGAGCCGGGCGCCGGTACGACGACCACCGGCTGCTGCGCAGCACTCCCCGGGCACGGTCGAGACGTTCGGGGATGCCTGCCCACGTCGCTCGTGAGCGAACGGGGCGCCGGCGCGGCTACCGACCGCGCCGCGGAAGGCCCTACGCCGCGCCTATGCTCACGACTGCGGTCGCCGCGCCTGCGCCCACGGCGCCAGCGATCGCGGGTCCCACGCCCGCCGTTGCGGCGCGTGACGCCGCGCCATCGCGGATTCCGTCACGACGAACATGGAGCTGCGGTTCGCCAACGCCTGGTTCAAGGCCGACAGCTCGATCCTCAGACCGGAGCGAAGTTGGGCGAGGCCCTCGGCATCCTCGAGCTGCGACGAGAAAAAATCCACGAGATGGACCGTGCGGATTGCGCCGACGTTCGACGCGGCACCACGCATGCGCAGCACCTGCGACCGCAGGTGTGTCCGCGCGTCCTCGTTCGCCTCGGCCGCGTCGCCCTGGGCGTGCTCGAGTGCCGTCAGGAGGTCCGCGAGCTGCTCGCGCGCGAGTTCGAGCATCGGGCGGAAGTTGCGGCTGTCGACGCGCAGGCGGTACGCGACGTCGCGCCAGCTCTCCCAGCGGGCGGGCGCTCGCTCGAGGGCGCGCCGGATGCGGTCCGCGAATCGCTCCACGACTATGGGCTTCGCGAGGACGTCGACGCAGCCAATCGCGTGCGCACGCTCGACGGCCTGCGTGTCCGCGTTGGCCGTGCACACGACCACGGGGACGTCCTGCAGGTACGGTTTGACGAGCAGCTGCTCGACCAGGTCGAGGCCGTGCGTGTCGGGAAGGAGCAGGTCGACGATGACGAGGTCGACCGGTTCGCTGTCGAGGCGTTCGACGGCCTCGGCGCCGGTGTGGACGACCGCGTGCGGCTGGCCCATGCGCTTGAGCAGCGCCGTCACGATGTGACACGTGA
The Gemmatimonadetes bacterium T265 genome window above contains:
- a CDS encoding MFS transporter: MTARTSVVFSALVAALGGLLFGFDTAVISGTDQALQRVFALDASGLGTVVTWAILGTIVGAFTAGPPAERLGRRRVLFVLALGFFVAAVGTALASSLAMFVAFRFLGGLAVGGASVVSPLYIAEIAPARLRGRLVALNQLNIVAGILIAFLSNFVIARAIPGDTAWRWMLGVQAFPAAAFFLLLFAIPESPRWLAKQGRTDEARRVLARVADGGEAGADAELGAITASLAEDNATGVHLHERLFQRRYARPILLAVVIAVLNQLSGINAVLYYAPRVFRQAGSGTDSALLQSVLVGGTNLVFTVLALFIIDRFGRRPLLAAGGIGAAASLGLTALGFAHPAAPSVGLVLAGLVGFIASHAIGQGAVIWVFISEIFPNAVREKGGALGSFTHWVMAALVTRFFPVVAQSSGTMVFAFFALMMFLQFFFAWRVMPETKGFSLEALQTRLGMDAAESGAVPAAPASARVG
- a CDS encoding protocatechuate dioxygenase, producing the protein MPFSRPDLRSHLTRRDLLGFAVRGAASVIVSQSVAGCVAKPAATRETNDARRAAAAGGTVPDAGPSCVLTAALTEGPFFVDEHLLRSDIRPDPSTGLVVAGVPLSLQFAVSRVGDRSCAPLTGAYLDVWHADPAGEYSDVSSLGPPPGPPPGGGMPPGPPPGPPPGAPPGAPPGAPPNRPRDSVAGAPSHDGDPRAGTTGKKFLRGYQVTDAHGAAQFRTVYPGWYNGRAVHIHFKLRLRAGSTKSYEFTSQFFFDDGLTDAVHAHAPYNTRGARDMRNSDDGIYDSLSAAERPALTLRAAPQGGGYAGVINLGVRVG
- a CDS encoding peptidase M20, whose product is MSRLRTARRLARAAPIALALAAPAHAQPVLTPYQSLGRDLLRELVETNTTYSAGSTTKAADALAARFRAAGFPAADIQIVGPDTGRDAKDRSLVVRYRGRGRRRPILLLGHLDVVEARRADWVLDPFTLAERDGHFYGRGTLDMKNGDAAWTAALLRMKQEGVVPDGDYILALTAGEEGGGGYNGAEWLRERRPDLVDAQYALNADGGGGELRGTTPVALDVDAAEKVFHSVHLTARNPGGHSSLPTKDNAIYRVAAALGRVAAYDFPVQTNAVTRAYFARTAALGRDALAADMRAVGAAETPDSAAAARLAARSPFYNALLRTTCVATLVEGGHAVNALPQRAQATVNCRILPGVDPAAVERTLRDVVADTAVAVTPADSAHPIPPSPLPAALERTLHAVAASLWGPLPVIPDMATGASDAVYLTARMPVYGVSGLFADPNNADDTRAHGLNERIGVRAFYDQLEFTYRLLRAL